One genomic window of Panicum hallii strain FIL2 chromosome 6, PHallii_v3.1, whole genome shotgun sequence includes the following:
- the LOC112896454 gene encoding protein DETOXIFICATION 27-like isoform X3 — protein MASALETLCGQAFGAKKYHMLGVYLQRSWIALLLFAVALTPTYILMEDLLLLIGQSPELARLAGKISVWLIPQHFAVAMLVPLTRFLQSQLKNWVTAVTAGVTLAVHAAATYLLVRRFQLGIVGAVVAADLSWWLVVLGQFLYVVGGGCPLSWKGFSTEAFADFWEFVKLSSASGVMLCLENWYYRVLILLTGYLKNAEIAVDALSICLTINGWEMMIPLGFLAATGVRVANELGAGSGKGARFAIVVSITTSVLIGLFFWCVILYFGDQFALLFTSSEVVLAAVHSLSVLLAFTVLLNSVQPVLSGVAVGSGWQALVAYVNIGSYYLVGVPLGVVLGWPLRFGVGGIWSGLIGGTAVQTLVLAYLTARCDWDEEAKKASTRMRVWASSK, from the exons ATGGCGAGCGCACTGGAGACGCTGTGCGGGCAAGCGTTCGGCGCCAAGAAGTACCACATGCTGGGCGTGTACCTGCAGCGGTCCTGGATTGCGCTGCTCCTCTTCGCCGTGGCGCTGACGCCGACCTACATCCTCATGGAggacctgctgctgctgatcgGGCAGTCCCCCGAGCTGGCGCGCCTCGCCGGCAAGATAAGCGTCTGGCTGATCCCGCAGCACTTCGCCGTGGCGATGCTGGTCCCGCTCACCCGGTTCCTGCAGAGCCAGCTCAAGAACTGGGTGACCGCGGTCACCGCGGGCGTCACGCTTGCCGTCCACGCCGCCGCGACCTACCTGCTCGTGCGGCGCTTCCAGCTCGGGATCGTCGGGGCGGTCGTCGCCGCGGACCTGTCGTGGTGGCTCGTCGTGCTGGGCCAGTTCTTGTACGTCGTCGGCGGCGGGTGCCCGCTGTCGTGGAAGGGGTTCTCGACGGAGGCGTTCGCCGACTTCTGGGAGTTCGTCAAGCTCTCTTCGGCCTCCGGAGTGATGCTCTG CTTGGAGAACTGGTACTACAGAGTGTTGATATTGCTAACAGGGTACCTGAAGAACGCTGAAATCGCTGTCGACGCGCTCTCCATATG CCTGACGATTAACGGATGGGAGATGATGATCCCATTAGGCTTCCTGGCTGCAACAGG CGTGCGGGTTGCGAACGAGCTCGGCGCCGGGAGTGGCAAGGGCGCGCGCTTCGCCATCGTCGTCTCAATCACGACCTCCGTGCTGATCGGCCTCTTCTTCTGGTGCGTGATCCTCTACTTCGGCGACCAGTTCGCGCTCCTCTTCACGTCCAGCGAGGTCGTGCTCGCCGCCGTGCACAGCCTGTCCGTGCTGCTCGCCTTCACCGTCCTCCTCAACAGCGTGCAGCCCGTTCTCTCAG GGGTGGCTGTCGGTTCAGGATGGCAAGCGTTGGTAGCCTACGTGAACATCGGGAGCTACTACTTGGTCGGCGTGCCCCTCGGTGTCGTACTCGGTTGGCCGCTGCGTTTCGGAGTTGGG GGAATCTGGTCCGGGTTGATTGGCGGAACCGCCGTTCAGACGCTGGTACTGGCCTATCTCACTGCCAGATGCGATTGGGATGAAGAG GCAAAGAAAGCCAGCACACGAATGCGAGTATGGGCCAGCTCAAAATGA
- the LOC112896454 gene encoding protein DETOXIFICATION 27-like isoform X1 produces the protein MEAPPAGAPLLQPRGDGAAAEWWAESKRLWRIVGPAIFQRIALYGINVVTQAFIGHLGDLELAAFSIAATVVAGFNFGFLLGMASALETLCGQAFGAKKYHMLGVYLQRSWIALLLFAVALTPTYILMEDLLLLIGQSPELARLAGKISVWLIPQHFAVAMLVPLTRFLQSQLKNWVTAVTAGVTLAVHAAATYLLVRRFQLGIVGAVVAADLSWWLVVLGQFLYVVGGGCPLSWKGFSTEAFADFWEFVKLSSASGVMLCLENWYYRVLILLTGYLKNAEIAVDALSICLTINGWEMMIPLGFLAATGVRVANELGAGSGKGARFAIVVSITTSVLIGLFFWCVILYFGDQFALLFTSSEVVLAAVHSLSVLLAFTVLLNSVQPVLSGVAVGSGWQALVAYVNIGSYYLVGVPLGVVLGWPLRFGVGGIWSGLIGGTAVQTLVLAYLTARCDWDEEAKKASTRMRVWASSK, from the exons ATGGAGGCGCCGCCGGCGGGGGCGCCGCTGCTGCAGCCGCGCGgcgacggggcggcggcggagtggtGGGCGGAGTCGAAGAGGCTGTGGCGCATCGTGGGGCCGGCCATCTTCCAGCGGATCGCGCTGTACGGGATCAACGTCGTCACGCAGGCCTTCATCGGCCACCTCGGCGACCTCGAGCTCGCCGCCTTCTCCATCGCCGCCACCGTCGTCGCCGGCTTCAACTTCGGGTTCCTG CTTGGCATGGCGAGCGCACTGGAGACGCTGTGCGGGCAAGCGTTCGGCGCCAAGAAGTACCACATGCTGGGCGTGTACCTGCAGCGGTCCTGGATTGCGCTGCTCCTCTTCGCCGTGGCGCTGACGCCGACCTACATCCTCATGGAggacctgctgctgctgatcgGGCAGTCCCCCGAGCTGGCGCGCCTCGCCGGCAAGATAAGCGTCTGGCTGATCCCGCAGCACTTCGCCGTGGCGATGCTGGTCCCGCTCACCCGGTTCCTGCAGAGCCAGCTCAAGAACTGGGTGACCGCGGTCACCGCGGGCGTCACGCTTGCCGTCCACGCCGCCGCGACCTACCTGCTCGTGCGGCGCTTCCAGCTCGGGATCGTCGGGGCGGTCGTCGCCGCGGACCTGTCGTGGTGGCTCGTCGTGCTGGGCCAGTTCTTGTACGTCGTCGGCGGCGGGTGCCCGCTGTCGTGGAAGGGGTTCTCGACGGAGGCGTTCGCCGACTTCTGGGAGTTCGTCAAGCTCTCTTCGGCCTCCGGAGTGATGCTCTG CTTGGAGAACTGGTACTACAGAGTGTTGATATTGCTAACAGGGTACCTGAAGAACGCTGAAATCGCTGTCGACGCGCTCTCCATATG CCTGACGATTAACGGATGGGAGATGATGATCCCATTAGGCTTCCTGGCTGCAACAGG CGTGCGGGTTGCGAACGAGCTCGGCGCCGGGAGTGGCAAGGGCGCGCGCTTCGCCATCGTCGTCTCAATCACGACCTCCGTGCTGATCGGCCTCTTCTTCTGGTGCGTGATCCTCTACTTCGGCGACCAGTTCGCGCTCCTCTTCACGTCCAGCGAGGTCGTGCTCGCCGCCGTGCACAGCCTGTCCGTGCTGCTCGCCTTCACCGTCCTCCTCAACAGCGTGCAGCCCGTTCTCTCAG GGGTGGCTGTCGGTTCAGGATGGCAAGCGTTGGTAGCCTACGTGAACATCGGGAGCTACTACTTGGTCGGCGTGCCCCTCGGTGTCGTACTCGGTTGGCCGCTGCGTTTCGGAGTTGGG GGAATCTGGTCCGGGTTGATTGGCGGAACCGCCGTTCAGACGCTGGTACTGGCCTATCTCACTGCCAGATGCGATTGGGATGAAGAG GCAAAGAAAGCCAGCACACGAATGCGAGTATGGGCCAGCTCAAAATGA
- the LOC112896454 gene encoding protein DETOXIFICATION 27-like isoform X2, with translation MLGMASALETLCGQAFGAKKYHMLGVYLQRSWIALLLFAVALTPTYILMEDLLLLIGQSPELARLAGKISVWLIPQHFAVAMLVPLTRFLQSQLKNWVTAVTAGVTLAVHAAATYLLVRRFQLGIVGAVVAADLSWWLVVLGQFLYVVGGGCPLSWKGFSTEAFADFWEFVKLSSASGVMLCLENWYYRVLILLTGYLKNAEIAVDALSICLTINGWEMMIPLGFLAATGVRVANELGAGSGKGARFAIVVSITTSVLIGLFFWCVILYFGDQFALLFTSSEVVLAAVHSLSVLLAFTVLLNSVQPVLSGVAVGSGWQALVAYVNIGSYYLVGVPLGVVLGWPLRFGVGGIWSGLIGGTAVQTLVLAYLTARCDWDEEAKKASTRMRVWASSK, from the exons ATG CTTGGCATGGCGAGCGCACTGGAGACGCTGTGCGGGCAAGCGTTCGGCGCCAAGAAGTACCACATGCTGGGCGTGTACCTGCAGCGGTCCTGGATTGCGCTGCTCCTCTTCGCCGTGGCGCTGACGCCGACCTACATCCTCATGGAggacctgctgctgctgatcgGGCAGTCCCCCGAGCTGGCGCGCCTCGCCGGCAAGATAAGCGTCTGGCTGATCCCGCAGCACTTCGCCGTGGCGATGCTGGTCCCGCTCACCCGGTTCCTGCAGAGCCAGCTCAAGAACTGGGTGACCGCGGTCACCGCGGGCGTCACGCTTGCCGTCCACGCCGCCGCGACCTACCTGCTCGTGCGGCGCTTCCAGCTCGGGATCGTCGGGGCGGTCGTCGCCGCGGACCTGTCGTGGTGGCTCGTCGTGCTGGGCCAGTTCTTGTACGTCGTCGGCGGCGGGTGCCCGCTGTCGTGGAAGGGGTTCTCGACGGAGGCGTTCGCCGACTTCTGGGAGTTCGTCAAGCTCTCTTCGGCCTCCGGAGTGATGCTCTG CTTGGAGAACTGGTACTACAGAGTGTTGATATTGCTAACAGGGTACCTGAAGAACGCTGAAATCGCTGTCGACGCGCTCTCCATATG CCTGACGATTAACGGATGGGAGATGATGATCCCATTAGGCTTCCTGGCTGCAACAGG CGTGCGGGTTGCGAACGAGCTCGGCGCCGGGAGTGGCAAGGGCGCGCGCTTCGCCATCGTCGTCTCAATCACGACCTCCGTGCTGATCGGCCTCTTCTTCTGGTGCGTGATCCTCTACTTCGGCGACCAGTTCGCGCTCCTCTTCACGTCCAGCGAGGTCGTGCTCGCCGCCGTGCACAGCCTGTCCGTGCTGCTCGCCTTCACCGTCCTCCTCAACAGCGTGCAGCCCGTTCTCTCAG GGGTGGCTGTCGGTTCAGGATGGCAAGCGTTGGTAGCCTACGTGAACATCGGGAGCTACTACTTGGTCGGCGTGCCCCTCGGTGTCGTACTCGGTTGGCCGCTGCGTTTCGGAGTTGGG GGAATCTGGTCCGGGTTGATTGGCGGAACCGCCGTTCAGACGCTGGTACTGGCCTATCTCACTGCCAGATGCGATTGGGATGAAGAG GCAAAGAAAGCCAGCACACGAATGCGAGTATGGGCCAGCTCAAAATGA
- the LOC112896453 gene encoding protein DETOXIFICATION 27-like yields MEEEGARAPLLQPRGEAADTKAGRARRAAAEWWVESKKLWRIVAPAIFQRIALFGINVVTQAFIGHLGDLELAAFSIAATVVAGFNFGFLLGMASALETLCGQAFGAKKHHMLGVYLQRSWIVLLIFAAALTPTYIFMEDLLLLIGQSPELSRLAGQMSVWLLPQHFAMAMLLPLTRFLQSQLKNWVTAATAGAALALHVAVTYVLVQHLQLGIVGAVAAADMSWWLVVLGQFIYVVGGGCPLSWKGFSMEAFADFWEFIKLSSASGVMLCLENWYYRLLVLLTGYLKNAEIAVDALSICQTINGWELMIPFGFLAATGVRVANELGAGSGKGARFAIIVSITTSVVIALFFWCLILYFNDQIALLFTSSEVVLAAVHDLSVLLAFTILLNSVQPVLSGVAVGSGWQALVAYVNVGTYYLIGIPLGILLGWPLHFGVGGIWSGMIGGTAVQTMILAYLTIKCDWDEEARIASMRMQKWADSK; encoded by the exons atggaggaggagggggcgcgggcgccgctGCTGCAGCCGCGCGGCGAGGCGGCCGACACCAAGGCCGGGCGCgcgaggcgggcggcggcggagtggtGGGTGGAGTCGAAGAAGCTGTGGCGCATCGTGGCGCCGGCCATCTTCCAGCGGATCGCGCTATTCGGGATCAACGTCGTCACGCAGGCCTTCATCGGCCACCTCGGCGACCTCGAGCTCGCCGCCTTCTCCATCGCCGCCACCGTCGTCGCCGGCTTCAACTTCGGATTCCTG CTGGGCATGGCGAGCGCGCTGGAGACGCTGTGCGGGCAGGCGTTCGGGGCCAAGAAGCACCACATGCTGGGCGTGTACCTGCAGCGCTCCTGGATCGTGCTGCTCATCTTCGCCGCCGCGCTGACGCCGACCTACATCTTCATGGAggacctgctgctgctgatcgGGCAGTCGCCGGAGCTGTCGCGCCTGGCGGGGCAGATGAGCGTGTGGCTGCTCCCGCAGCACTTCGCCATGGCGATGCTGCTCCCGCTCACGCGGTTCCTGCAGAGCCAGCTCAAGAACTGGGTCACCGCAGCCACCGCGGGCGCCGCGCTCGCCCTCCACGTCGCCGTCACCTACGTGCTCGTGCAGCACCTCCAGCTCGGGATCGTCggggccgtcgccgccgccgacatGTCGTGGTGGCTCGTCGTGCTGGGGCAGTTCATCTACGTCGTCGGCGGGGGGTGCCCGCTGTCGTGGAAGGGCTTCTCGATGGAGGCGTTCGCCGACTTCTGGGAGTTCATCAAGCTCTCCTCGGCCTCCGGAGTGATGCTCTG CTTAGAGAACTGGTACTACAGATTGCTGGTGTTGCTGACAGGGTACCTGAAGAACGCTGAAATTGCTGTGGATGCACTTTCCATATG TCAGACGATCAACGGATGGGAGCTGATGATTCCGTTCGGCTTCTTAGCAGCAACAGG GGTGCGAGTGGCGAACGAGCTCGGCGCCGGGAGCGGCAAAGGCGCGCGCTTTGCCATCATCGTCTCTATCACGACGTCCGTGGTGATCGCCCTCTTCTTCTGGTGCCTGATCCTCTACTTCAACGACCAGATCGCGCTCCTCTTCACGTCCAGCGAGGTCGTGCTTGCCGCCGTGCACGACCTCTCCGTGCTGCTCGCTTTCACCATCCTCCTCAACAGCGTGCAGCCCGTCCTCTCAG GGGTGGCCGTCGGTTCAGGATGGCAAGCGTTGGTCGCCTACGTGAACGTCGGGACCTACTACCTGATCGGAATCCCCTTGGGTATCTTGCTCGGTTGGCCGCTGCATTTCGGAGTCGGG GGAATCTGGTCGGGGATGATTGGCGGAACCGCCGTCCAAACAATGATCCTGGCCTACCTTACCATCAAGTGTGACTGGGATGAAGAG GCGAGGATAGCCAGTATGAGAATGCAGAAATGGGCCGACTCAAAGTAA